The sequence AAGCCATCGAAAGCGGCGACAAGTCGCAGATGGACTCAGCGCGCGAAAAGCTGACGGCAGCCTCGCATAAGCTGGCGGAGCAGATGTACAAGGCGACGCAAGCTAGTGCAGCTCCGGGTGCGGGACCTTCGGCGGGCGCTGGGCCGGCTCCGGGTGGAGACGGGCAGGCGTCTTCGCAGAAGAAAGACGAAGGTGTCATCGACGCCGAATACGTGGACGTCGAAGACAAGAAGTGAACAAACGTCAGGTCCAGAACGTAGCACTTCCGTGGGGGCGCGATGGGCGCCCCCAACGTGCATCTAAATAAGAGAGTGAGGCGTACGGATCGTGGAGTCAGAAAGAGGAAACCAATTGAGATTCGAAGTCAATGGCCAGATGTTTTTCGTAAACTTCGTTCCGGAAGAGGGACGCTGGTATTGCTACGCTCCCACCGGCACAGGAGTGCAGCGGATTCCGGTCTCAATGGATGCGGCGCCCTTTGAGGCGTTCGCGATTCCGATGGACGAGCAGGCGAAAGAAGTAGTGGACTAGAACGAAGTTCTCAGATCCTGGTTCTCAGTTCTCAGTGTTGAAACCTTGCAGAATATGTCATCCTGAGGTCGCGAAGTGGCAACCGCTTAACTGATGTCGAGGCAAGCGGGTCCTTCGCTTCGCTCAGGATGACACTTTCGTATAGGGATGTTTAAGACCGACCGCTAACGAATGGCTACCCAAACCAAAGACTATTACGGCGCGCTGGGCGTAAAGAAATCCGCTTCTACGGACGATATTCGCAAGGCGTTTCGCAAGCTGGCTCGCAAGTACCATCCTGACGTAAACCCCAACGACAAAAGCGCGGAAGAAAAATTCAAGACGATCTCCGAAGCGAATGAGGTCCTGAGCGATCCCAAGAAGCGCAAGGTATACGACCAGGTTGGTTTTTACTCGGACAATATCGATCCGGCGACGGCCGAGGCATATGCGCGCGGCGGCGGACAGCCCGGCGCGGGCGGATTTGAGGGATTTCCGGGTGGGCAGAATCCGGGATCTGCGGGTGCCGGCGGCGTGCATTTTGATTTTGGCGGATTTGATTTTTCCGACATGTTCGAAGGCGCGCGCGGCGGTGGACGAAAGGCTTCGGGCAGTGGTGGCGGGTTCCGCGATATTTTTTCCAATATCTTCACCAGCGGCGGCGGGCGTCCGGAAGCGTCGCAAGAAGGTCCCGAGTCAGGCACCGATCTTGAATACCAGGTCAACGTTCCGTTCTGGACCGCAATCCGCGGCGGAGTGATGCGTCTGAATATTGCGCGGCGCGATGTATGCGGAAGTTGTCACGGAAACGGCTATCTGGAATCGCCGGGAACCTGTCCGCAATGCAAAGGGAAAGGCACCATCGAGCAGACCGGCGGGCGGATGAAGTTCAACGTGACTTGTCCGCGCTGCCATGGCTCGGGCAAGAATATTTCTGCGTGTCCTACATGCCATGGCGAGGGCACCGTCGAGCGTACTGATCCGTTGGAAGTCCGCATCAAAGCGGGAACCCGCGCTGGGCAAAGGATTCGGATAGCCGGCAAGGGAAATGCTGGGATGCGCGGCGGCCCGACGGGCGATCTCTACGTCATTATTCGAACCGACGAGCATCCGGTCTTTCGACGCGAAGGGGATGACATCTATGTCACCGTCCCGGTCACAGCATTCGAGGCGGCCCTCGGAGCAAAAATCGAAGTGCCCACGATTGATGGACGAAGCACGCTGAAGATTCCTCCCGGCACGCAGTCCGGGCAAAAGCTGCGGTTGCGGGAGAAGGGCGTGCCCTCGGCAACCAAAGATGGGTTGCGTGGGGATGAGATCGTCGAAGTCAAAGTCACCGTCCCAATGCCCCGCGACGAAAAGACGAAGGAACTGCTCCGCGAACTGGCCAGGCTAAATCCGGAAGATCCGCGAGAAGAACTTTGGAAGGAAATATAGGAACGCGGCAAGCAAGCACTGCAGATCCCTCGCTCCGCTCGGGATGACAGCTCTTGATTTTCTATTGATAGTTGACGCAGTCAACTAATCTTCTTGACTCTATCTGGCCACCCGGTCATACTTCGACCATGCCGTCGACTTCCGCTGTCTCCTCGCGTATTGACTCAGTCCGACGCTTCAATCGTTTCTACACACGGCAAATCGGAGTGCTAAATGAAGGACTGCTTGAGAGTTCGTTCTCGCTGACGGACGTGCGGGTCCTCTATGAACTGGCGCACCGGGAGCAGGCCACGGCTGCGGGCCTCTGCAAAGACCTCGGCCTCGATGCCGGATACTTGAGCCGCATTCTGAGGAGTTTTGAAAAGCAGGGACTGGTCGAAAAGAAGGACTCTCCCTTCGACGCACGGCAGAGTCTGCTGAGTCTGACGAGAAAAGGCAGAAGAGTATTTGATCCGCTGGATTTGCGGTCGAATGAACAAGTCAGTGAGTTGCTCGGCCGGTTGTCGCCGGCGAAACAAGAGAACCTGATCCACGCCATGCATACGATCACGGCTGCCCTGGATCCCGAAGTGAAGACCGCAGAGGCCTACCTGCTGCGGCAACATCGTCCAGGAGATATGGGTTGGGTCGTTCAAAGGCACGGCGAACTGTACTGGCAGGAGTATCACTACGACGAGCGCTTCGAGGCACTGGTCGCCAAGATTGTTGGAGACTTTATCGAGAATCTCGATCCCAGCCGGGAGCGTTGCTGGATCGCCGAGCGCGATGGCGAGAATGCGGGATCGGTATTCCTGGTGCAAAAATCCAAGGCCGTTGCCAAGCTTCGCCTTTTGTTGGTTGAGCCTTCTGCGCGAGGACTCGGTATTGGAGCGCGCCTGGTGGCCGAGTGCGTGCGTTTTGCCCGCGAGGCTGGATACAAGAAGATGGTGCTCTGGACCCAGAGTGAACTCATCGCCGCGCGGGCCATCTACCAGAAAGCGGGTTTCAAGTTGGTCGACCAAAAGAGGCACGACAGCTGGGGTCAGAAGAGCATCGTGGCGGAGACCTGGGAGTTCACACTTTGATAGTTGTGACCACGGAGGATGGCGCCAGCGCCCGTCCTTGAATAGAATTTCCGCATGGCACGTTACGAACGCGCAATCCTCATAGCGTCACTTTGTTTTTTCCCCGTTTTCATGGTCGGCGCGCAGGAAAAACAGCGCGATTCGGATTTGCGCGGCAGTGTCGTCGAGGAAAACACCTATCGAAACCCCGCATTGGGCATGACGATCAGCTTGCCGTGCAGCTGGCAGTTATTGCAGTCCACAACGCCCACGCCTACCGACCCTTCCTGTACGGGCCCGCTCTGTGGGCCGCCGGACATTAACGCTGTCTTGGAATCGAAAGCCGGGTCGCAGCCGGCTTACAGGCTCTATCTGTCCGGCTGGAAGCTCTCGCGGCAGTACCTCAACCGAAGCCGTTATCCCCTCAAATGGTTTGCGGGAATCATGCTCGAAGGAAGCTTGGATCCCAATCTCGTACCAATGGAAAAACAGACATCGATTCAGTTAGACGGAAAGCCGGCCTTCCGACTCTTGACCGCTGGCCGTGGTGAGAAAAACCCGCGAGTTCTGGGCTACGTCGCGGAAGCCAACGGATTTGTTTTTCTCATGGTCGGTGCCGCGCCAACGCAGCCTCAGCCAATGCAGTCTGCAATCGAATCGCTGAAGTTCCACTGACGCTATACTCACGTCCCGGGCAGACGTCCGCCATTACCTCCGTACCGAGCTACGTAGACAAAAATTTTCAATAAAAATGTTGCAGCTGTAGAAATTTCCCGTAATCTCATACATGCGAACCAACTTCTCCGCAATGCTCGGGAAATCGCTGGACACCCGGGAGCCGCGTTCACGTCAAGGGAGACGCGGTGGTGAGAGTGAGTCGCTTGAGGAGGAAGCCATCGGAATTGGCAACTGCAACCGCACCTTCTAATCTCGCACAGCCTCGCTTCAGTCCTGCTGTCGCTCCCCGGAAAAAGTCTATCCGCCTTACGCTGTGGCCCTTGGTGGCCGCGACGTTCTTCATGGTCTCAGGTGGTACGTATGGGACCGAAGATATCGTCCACGGCGCGGGCTACGGCAAAGCGATTCTCATCCTGCTGCTCACCCCGCTGCTCTGGAGCTTGCCCACTGCGTTCATGATCGGCGAACTGTCGAGCGCCCTGCCGCATGAAGGCGGCTATTACGCATGGGTGCGCCGTGCCATGGGGAACTTCTGGGGATTTCAGGAAGCGTGGCTTTCGCTGATCGCGTCGATCTTCGACATGGCGATCTATCCCACGCTCTTTGTCGCGTATCTCACACGCATGTTCCCGTGGTTCCAGGAGAACCATCGTGGCGTGCTGGTTGCGCTGGGCGTAGTGATCGTCTGTGCGCTGCTCAACATTGCGGGCGTGAAGGTCGTATCTACGACTTCGCTCTGGCTGTTCTTCGCGCTGTCGGCGCCGTTTGCGGCGATCTTCGTGCTTGCGCCGATGAAGATTGGCGCTCTGGCCAGTGCAGTCACAAAGCCGACGACTTCCCATGTCGACATTCTCGGCGGGCTGCTCATCTGCATGTGGAACTACATGGGATGGGACAACGCTTCGACGATCGCAACCGAGGTTGAGAAGCCGCAGCATACCTATCCGCGGGCGATGCTGGTGGCAGTTTGCATTGTTTGCCTGACCTACGTTCTGCCGTTTGCGGCCATGTGGATGACCGGCCTTCCGGCCAGC is a genomic window of Acidobacteriota bacterium containing:
- a CDS encoding J domain-containing protein, whose protein sequence is MATQTKDYYGALGVKKSASTDDIRKAFRKLARKYHPDVNPNDKSAEEKFKTISEANEVLSDPKKRKVYDQVGFYSDNIDPATAEAYARGGGQPGAGGFEGFPGGQNPGSAGAGGVHFDFGGFDFSDMFEGARGGGRKASGSGGGFRDIFSNIFTSGGGRPEASQEGPESGTDLEYQVNVPFWTAIRGGVMRLNIARRDVCGSCHGNGYLESPGTCPQCKGKGTIEQTGGRMKFNVTCPRCHGSGKNISACPTCHGEGTVERTDPLEVRIKAGTRAGQRIRIAGKGNAGMRGGPTGDLYVIIRTDEHPVFRREGDDIYVTVPVTAFEAALGAKIEVPTIDGRSTLKIPPGTQSGQKLRLREKGVPSATKDGLRGDEIVEVKVTVPMPRDEKTKELLRELARLNPEDPREELWKEI
- a CDS encoding MarR family transcriptional regulator yields the protein MPSTSAVSSRIDSVRRFNRFYTRQIGVLNEGLLESSFSLTDVRVLYELAHREQATAAGLCKDLGLDAGYLSRILRSFEKQGLVEKKDSPFDARQSLLSLTRKGRRVFDPLDLRSNEQVSELLGRLSPAKQENLIHAMHTITAALDPEVKTAEAYLLRQHRPGDMGWVVQRHGELYWQEYHYDERFEALVAKIVGDFIENLDPSRERCWIAERDGENAGSVFLVQKSKAVAKLRLLLVEPSARGLGIGARLVAECVRFAREAGYKKMVLWTQSELIAARAIYQKAGFKLVDQKRHDSWGQKSIVAETWEFTL
- a CDS encoding APC family permease, whose protein sequence is MVSGGTYGTEDIVHGAGYGKAILILLLTPLLWSLPTAFMIGELSSALPHEGGYYAWVRRAMGNFWGFQEAWLSLIASIFDMAIYPTLFVAYLTRMFPWFQENHRGVLVALGVVIVCALLNIAGVKVVSTTSLWLFFALSAPFAAIFVLAPMKIGALASAVTKPTTSHVDILGGLLICMWNYMGWDNASTIATEVEKPQHTYPRAMLVAVCIVCLTYVLPFAAMWMTGLPASAWETGAWADIAQLMGGPVLRIALVAGGMMSGFGMFNALVMSYSRLPLAMAQDGMLPKVFAKLHPKSRSPWVAILALAVGWGLALNLGFERLVTMDIMIYGVSLSLEFLALIFLRIREPELPRPFRVPGGMFGAIAVGIPPVLLLGFAIVRSQSETVLGMSSFLFGLILIGLGVVAYGINYALKPGGWAPVERKPELAAQFASADSRG